The Setaria italica strain Yugu1 chromosome IX, Setaria_italica_v2.0, whole genome shotgun sequence genome has a window encoding:
- the LOC101769488 gene encoding pentatricopeptide repeat-containing protein At4g21300 isoform X4, producing MSRERRVRGFQGHVRELKPRELESNRSTLGQFAASPSPSSTATASSPRRPVGVAMRLAHRRLKPPPRPCRSASTTFSTAAAVTNAPSADRLLALLRGCVSASHLPLGLQIHARAVASGALASHPALQTRLIGMYVLARRFRDAVAVFSALPRGAAASARPWNWLIRGFTADGQHRLAVLFYLKMWSHPAAPRPDEHTLPYVVKSCAALGAVVLGRLVHRTARGIGLGRDVYVGSALIKMYADAGLLRDAREVFDGTAERDCVLWNVMMDGCIKAGDVDGAVRLFRDMRASGCEPNFATLACFLSLCAAEADLLSGVQLHSLAVKCGLEPVVAVANTLLSMYAKCRCLDDAWRLFDLIPRDDLVTWNGMISGCVQNGLLDEALGLFCDMQRSGVRPDSVTLVSLLPALTDLNGFKQGKEVHGYIIRNYVHMDVFLVSALVDIYFKCRDVKMAQNVYDAAWAIDVVIGSTMISGYVLNGMIEEALQMFRYLLEQCIKPNAVTVTSVLPACASMAAMALGQEIHGYVLRNAYEGKCYVESALMDMYSKCGRLDLSHYIFSEMSVKDEVTWNSMISSCAQNGEPEEALDLFRQMSMEGIKYNSVTISSALSACASLPAIYYGKEIHGVIIKGPIRADIFAESALIDMYGKCGNLDLALRVFESMPDKNEVSWNSIIAAYGAHGLLKESVSLLYRMQEEGFKPDHVTFLTLISACAHAGQVEEGVRLFQCMTKEYQIAPRMEHFACMVDLYSRSGKLDQAIEFIADMPFKPDAGIWGALLHACRVHRNVELADIASQELFKLDPGNSGYYVLMSNINAVAGRWDGVSKVRRLMKDNKVQKIPGYSWVDVNNSSHLFVAADKSHPDSEDIYMSLKSLLQELREEGYVPRPELCHPMHPNNSTQVLTI from the exons ATGTCACGTGAGCGGCGCGTGAGGGGGTTCCAAGGGCACGTGCGGGAACTGAAGCCACGAGAGCTCGAATCAAACCGCAGCACGCTGGGTCAGTTCGCCGCCTCGCCATCCccctcctcgacggcgacggcctcgAGCCCTCGACGCCCCGTCGGCGTCGCCATGCGCCTCGCTCACCGCCGCCTCAAgcctccgccgcggccatgCCGCTCCGCCTCCACTACCTTCTCCACCGCGGCGGCCGTCACGAACGCCCCCTCCGCGGACCGCTTGCTGGCGCTCCTGCGCGGCTGCGTCTCCGCGTCCCACCTCCCTTTAGGCCTCCAAATCCACGCGCGCGCCGTCGCGTCGGGCGCCCTCGCCTCCCACCCGGCGCTCCAGACCCGGCTCATCGGCATGTACGTGCTTGCGCGCCGGTTCCGCGACGCCGTCGCGGTGTTCTCCGCGctcccgcgcggcgccgccgcgtccgcgcgGCCCTGGAACTGGCTCATCCGCGGGTTCACGGCGGACGGCCAGCACCGCCTTGCCGTTCTGTTCTACCTCAAGATGTGGAGtcaccccgccgcgccgcgcccggaCGAGCACACCCTCCCCTACGTCGTCAAGTCCTGCGCCGCGCTCGGCGCGGTCGTCCTCGGCCGCCTCGTGCACCGCACGGCACGGGGGATCGGGCTCGGCCGCGACGTGTACGTTGGGAGCGCGCTCATCAAGATGTACGCTGACGCTGGCCTCCTCCGAGACGCGCGCGAGGTGTTCGACGGAACGGCGGAGCGGGACTGCGTGCTTTGGAACGTGATGATGGACGGATGCATAAAGGCTGGAGATGTGGATGGGGCGGTGCGTTTATTCCGGGACATGAGGGCATCCGGTTGTGAGCCCAATTTCGCGACACTGGCATGCTTTCTGTCTTTGTGTGCCGCAGAGGCTGATTTGCTGTCTGGGGTGCAGCTTCACTCTCTGGCAGTGAAATGTGGTTTAGAGCCGGTGGTGGCTGTGGCTAACACATTGCTATCGATGTATGCCAAATGCCGGTGCTTGGATGATGCCTGGAGATTGTTTGACCTGATTCCACGGGATGACTTGGTAACCTGGAACGGGATGATCTCAGGATGTGTCCAAAATGGGCTTCTTGATGAGGCATTGGGATTGTTCTGTGATATGCAGAGGAGTGGTGTTCGACCAGATTCAGTTACGCTGGTCAGTTTGTTACCGGCTTTGACTGACTTGAATGGTTTCAAGCAGGGGAAGGAGGTACATGGTTATATTATCAGGAACTATGTGCACATGGATGTCTTTTTGGTGAGTGCTTTGGTAGACATCTATTTCAAGTGCAGGGATGTGAAGATGGCACAGAATGTATATGATGCAGCTTGGGCTATTGATGTGGTTATTGGCAGTACAATGATATCAGGTTATGTTCTTAATGGGATGATTGAAGAGGCACTGCAAATGTTCCGGTACTTGTTAGAACAGTGCATCAAACCAAATGCTGTTACTGTAACTAGTGTCTTACCAGCATGTGCTAGCATGGCTGCTATGGCTCTTGGTCAGGAGATCCATGGTTATGTTCTAAGAAATGCTTATGAAGGAAAATGTTATGTTGAGAGTGCACTAATGGACATGTATTCAAAATGTGGCAGACTGGACCTTAGCCATTATATCTTTTCCGAGATGTCTGTGAAGGATGAGGTGACATGGAACTCAATGATTTCAAGCTGTGCACAGAATGGAGAACCAGAAGAAGCTCTTGACCTTTTCCGTCAAATGAGTATGGAAGGAATAAAGTACAATAGTGTAACTATATCTTCTGCCCTATCAGCATGCGCGAGTTTACCAGCTATATATTATGGAAAAGAGATTCATGGTGTTATCATAAAGGGTCCTATAAGGGCAGACATATTTGCTGAGAGTGCTCTGATAGACATGTATGGCAAATGTGGGAACTTGGATCTGGCTCTTCGTGTTTTTGAATCCATGCCTGATAAGAATGAAGTGTCATGGAACAGTATAATTGCTGCCTATGGAGCTCATGGTCTTCTTAAAGAGTCAGTGAGTTTATTGTATCGTATGCAAGAGGAAGGGTTCAAGCCGGATCATGTAACATTCCTCACTTTGATATCTGCCTGTGCTCACGCTGGGCAGGTTGAAGAAGGAGTTCGACTTTTTCAATGCATGACTAAGGAATATCAAATTGCACCACGAATGGAGCATTTTGCTTGCATGGTTGACCTATACAGTCGTTCTGGGAAGTTAGATCAAGCTATAGAATTTATTGCTGATATGCCTTTTAAGCCAGATGCTGGCATTTGGGGTGCCCTTCTCCATGCTTGCCGCGTGCATCGCAATGTTGAGCTTGCCGACATAGCTTCCCAAGAACTATTCAAGTTGGATCCTGGTAATTCTGGTTACTATGTCCTCATGTCCAATATCAATGCAGTTGCTGGACGATGGGATGGTGTATCAAAAGTTAGAAGACTGATGAAGGATAATAAAGTCCAGAAGATACCTGGATACAGCTGGGTAGATGTTAATAACAGCAGCCATTTATTTGTTGCAGCAGATAAAAGCCACCCTGATTCTGAAGATATCTACATGTCCTTGAAGAGCCTTCTTCAAGAACTAAGAGAGGAAGGCTATGTTCCGAGACCAGAGCTATGTCACCCCATGCACCCAAATAACAGCACACAG GTTTTGACAATTTGA
- the LOC101769488 gene encoding pentatricopeptide repeat-containing protein At4g21300 isoform X2, with translation MSRERRVRGFQGHVRELKPRELESNRSTLGQFAASPSPSSTATASSPRRPVGVAMRLAHRRLKPPPRPCRSASTTFSTAAAVTNAPSADRLLALLRGCVSASHLPLGLQIHARAVASGALASHPALQTRLIGMYVLARRFRDAVAVFSALPRGAAASARPWNWLIRGFTADGQHRLAVLFYLKMWSHPAAPRPDEHTLPYVVKSCAALGAVVLGRLVHRTARGIGLGRDVYVGSALIKMYADAGLLRDAREVFDGTAERDCVLWNVMMDGCIKAGDVDGAVRLFRDMRASGCEPNFATLACFLSLCAAEADLLSGVQLHSLAVKCGLEPVVAVANTLLSMYAKCRCLDDAWRLFDLIPRDDLVTWNGMISGCVQNGLLDEALGLFCDMQRSGVRPDSVTLVSLLPALTDLNGFKQGKEVHGYIIRNYVHMDVFLVSALVDIYFKCRDVKMAQNVYDAAWAIDVVIGSTMISGYVLNGMIEEALQMFRYLLEQCIKPNAVTVTSVLPACASMAAMALGQEIHGYVLRNAYEGKCYVESALMDMYSKCGRLDLSHYIFSEMSVKDEVTWNSMISSCAQNGEPEEALDLFRQMSMEGIKYNSVTISSALSACASLPAIYYGKEIHGVIIKGPIRADIFAESALIDMYGKCGNLDLALRVFESMPDKNEVSWNSIIAAYGAHGLLKESVSLLYRMQEEGFKPDHVTFLTLISACAHAGQVEEGVRLFQCMTKEYQIAPRMEHFACMVDLYSRSGKLDQAIEFIADMPFKPDAGIWGALLHACRVHRNVELADIASQELFKLDPGNSGYYVLMSNINAVAGRWDGVSKVRRLMKDNKVQKIPGYSWVDVNNSSHLFVAADKSHPDSEDIYMSLKSLLQELREEGYVPRPELCHPMHPNNSTQEGHFVIQRAACSLHFQKWSTLSLHSLCPDMVP, from the exons ATGTCACGTGAGCGGCGCGTGAGGGGGTTCCAAGGGCACGTGCGGGAACTGAAGCCACGAGAGCTCGAATCAAACCGCAGCACGCTGGGTCAGTTCGCCGCCTCGCCATCCccctcctcgacggcgacggcctcgAGCCCTCGACGCCCCGTCGGCGTCGCCATGCGCCTCGCTCACCGCCGCCTCAAgcctccgccgcggccatgCCGCTCCGCCTCCACTACCTTCTCCACCGCGGCGGCCGTCACGAACGCCCCCTCCGCGGACCGCTTGCTGGCGCTCCTGCGCGGCTGCGTCTCCGCGTCCCACCTCCCTTTAGGCCTCCAAATCCACGCGCGCGCCGTCGCGTCGGGCGCCCTCGCCTCCCACCCGGCGCTCCAGACCCGGCTCATCGGCATGTACGTGCTTGCGCGCCGGTTCCGCGACGCCGTCGCGGTGTTCTCCGCGctcccgcgcggcgccgccgcgtccgcgcgGCCCTGGAACTGGCTCATCCGCGGGTTCACGGCGGACGGCCAGCACCGCCTTGCCGTTCTGTTCTACCTCAAGATGTGGAGtcaccccgccgcgccgcgcccggaCGAGCACACCCTCCCCTACGTCGTCAAGTCCTGCGCCGCGCTCGGCGCGGTCGTCCTCGGCCGCCTCGTGCACCGCACGGCACGGGGGATCGGGCTCGGCCGCGACGTGTACGTTGGGAGCGCGCTCATCAAGATGTACGCTGACGCTGGCCTCCTCCGAGACGCGCGCGAGGTGTTCGACGGAACGGCGGAGCGGGACTGCGTGCTTTGGAACGTGATGATGGACGGATGCATAAAGGCTGGAGATGTGGATGGGGCGGTGCGTTTATTCCGGGACATGAGGGCATCCGGTTGTGAGCCCAATTTCGCGACACTGGCATGCTTTCTGTCTTTGTGTGCCGCAGAGGCTGATTTGCTGTCTGGGGTGCAGCTTCACTCTCTGGCAGTGAAATGTGGTTTAGAGCCGGTGGTGGCTGTGGCTAACACATTGCTATCGATGTATGCCAAATGCCGGTGCTTGGATGATGCCTGGAGATTGTTTGACCTGATTCCACGGGATGACTTGGTAACCTGGAACGGGATGATCTCAGGATGTGTCCAAAATGGGCTTCTTGATGAGGCATTGGGATTGTTCTGTGATATGCAGAGGAGTGGTGTTCGACCAGATTCAGTTACGCTGGTCAGTTTGTTACCGGCTTTGACTGACTTGAATGGTTTCAAGCAGGGGAAGGAGGTACATGGTTATATTATCAGGAACTATGTGCACATGGATGTCTTTTTGGTGAGTGCTTTGGTAGACATCTATTTCAAGTGCAGGGATGTGAAGATGGCACAGAATGTATATGATGCAGCTTGGGCTATTGATGTGGTTATTGGCAGTACAATGATATCAGGTTATGTTCTTAATGGGATGATTGAAGAGGCACTGCAAATGTTCCGGTACTTGTTAGAACAGTGCATCAAACCAAATGCTGTTACTGTAACTAGTGTCTTACCAGCATGTGCTAGCATGGCTGCTATGGCTCTTGGTCAGGAGATCCATGGTTATGTTCTAAGAAATGCTTATGAAGGAAAATGTTATGTTGAGAGTGCACTAATGGACATGTATTCAAAATGTGGCAGACTGGACCTTAGCCATTATATCTTTTCCGAGATGTCTGTGAAGGATGAGGTGACATGGAACTCAATGATTTCAAGCTGTGCACAGAATGGAGAACCAGAAGAAGCTCTTGACCTTTTCCGTCAAATGAGTATGGAAGGAATAAAGTACAATAGTGTAACTATATCTTCTGCCCTATCAGCATGCGCGAGTTTACCAGCTATATATTATGGAAAAGAGATTCATGGTGTTATCATAAAGGGTCCTATAAGGGCAGACATATTTGCTGAGAGTGCTCTGATAGACATGTATGGCAAATGTGGGAACTTGGATCTGGCTCTTCGTGTTTTTGAATCCATGCCTGATAAGAATGAAGTGTCATGGAACAGTATAATTGCTGCCTATGGAGCTCATGGTCTTCTTAAAGAGTCAGTGAGTTTATTGTATCGTATGCAAGAGGAAGGGTTCAAGCCGGATCATGTAACATTCCTCACTTTGATATCTGCCTGTGCTCACGCTGGGCAGGTTGAAGAAGGAGTTCGACTTTTTCAATGCATGACTAAGGAATATCAAATTGCACCACGAATGGAGCATTTTGCTTGCATGGTTGACCTATACAGTCGTTCTGGGAAGTTAGATCAAGCTATAGAATTTATTGCTGATATGCCTTTTAAGCCAGATGCTGGCATTTGGGGTGCCCTTCTCCATGCTTGCCGCGTGCATCGCAATGTTGAGCTTGCCGACATAGCTTCCCAAGAACTATTCAAGTTGGATCCTGGTAATTCTGGTTACTATGTCCTCATGTCCAATATCAATGCAGTTGCTGGACGATGGGATGGTGTATCAAAAGTTAGAAGACTGATGAAGGATAATAAAGTCCAGAAGATACCTGGATACAGCTGGGTAGATGTTAATAACAGCAGCCATTTATTTGTTGCAGCAGATAAAAGCCACCCTGATTCTGAAGATATCTACATGTCCTTGAAGAGCCTTCTTCAAGAACTAAGAGAGGAAGGCTATGTTCCGAGACCAGAGCTATGTCACCCCATGCACCCAAATAACAGCACACAG GAAGGACACTTTGTGATACAGAGAGCTGCCTGCAGTTTACATTTTCAGAAGTG GTCCACGTTGTCCCTACATTCCCTTTGCCCTGATATGGTGCCTTGA
- the LOC101769488 gene encoding pentatricopeptide repeat-containing protein At4g21300 isoform X1, producing the protein MSRERRVRGFQGHVRELKPRELESNRSTLGQFAASPSPSSTATASSPRRPVGVAMRLAHRRLKPPPRPCRSASTTFSTAAAVTNAPSADRLLALLRGCVSASHLPLGLQIHARAVASGALASHPALQTRLIGMYVLARRFRDAVAVFSALPRGAAASARPWNWLIRGFTADGQHRLAVLFYLKMWSHPAAPRPDEHTLPYVVKSCAALGAVVLGRLVHRTARGIGLGRDVYVGSALIKMYADAGLLRDAREVFDGTAERDCVLWNVMMDGCIKAGDVDGAVRLFRDMRASGCEPNFATLACFLSLCAAEADLLSGVQLHSLAVKCGLEPVVAVANTLLSMYAKCRCLDDAWRLFDLIPRDDLVTWNGMISGCVQNGLLDEALGLFCDMQRSGVRPDSVTLVSLLPALTDLNGFKQGKEVHGYIIRNYVHMDVFLVSALVDIYFKCRDVKMAQNVYDAAWAIDVVIGSTMISGYVLNGMIEEALQMFRYLLEQCIKPNAVTVTSVLPACASMAAMALGQEIHGYVLRNAYEGKCYVESALMDMYSKCGRLDLSHYIFSEMSVKDEVTWNSMISSCAQNGEPEEALDLFRQMSMEGIKYNSVTISSALSACASLPAIYYGKEIHGVIIKGPIRADIFAESALIDMYGKCGNLDLALRVFESMPDKNEVSWNSIIAAYGAHGLLKESVSLLYRMQEEGFKPDHVTFLTLISACAHAGQVEEGVRLFQCMTKEYQIAPRMEHFACMVDLYSRSGKLDQAIEFIADMPFKPDAGIWGALLHACRVHRNVELADIASQELFKLDPGNSGYYVLMSNINAVAGRWDGVSKVRRLMKDNKVQKIPGYSWVDVNNSSHLFVAADKSHPDSEDIYMSLKSLLQELREEGYVPRPELCHPMHPNNSTQVLTKKNLSIVGFDNLICPCGTDMLFYGKSRKDTL; encoded by the exons ATGTCACGTGAGCGGCGCGTGAGGGGGTTCCAAGGGCACGTGCGGGAACTGAAGCCACGAGAGCTCGAATCAAACCGCAGCACGCTGGGTCAGTTCGCCGCCTCGCCATCCccctcctcgacggcgacggcctcgAGCCCTCGACGCCCCGTCGGCGTCGCCATGCGCCTCGCTCACCGCCGCCTCAAgcctccgccgcggccatgCCGCTCCGCCTCCACTACCTTCTCCACCGCGGCGGCCGTCACGAACGCCCCCTCCGCGGACCGCTTGCTGGCGCTCCTGCGCGGCTGCGTCTCCGCGTCCCACCTCCCTTTAGGCCTCCAAATCCACGCGCGCGCCGTCGCGTCGGGCGCCCTCGCCTCCCACCCGGCGCTCCAGACCCGGCTCATCGGCATGTACGTGCTTGCGCGCCGGTTCCGCGACGCCGTCGCGGTGTTCTCCGCGctcccgcgcggcgccgccgcgtccgcgcgGCCCTGGAACTGGCTCATCCGCGGGTTCACGGCGGACGGCCAGCACCGCCTTGCCGTTCTGTTCTACCTCAAGATGTGGAGtcaccccgccgcgccgcgcccggaCGAGCACACCCTCCCCTACGTCGTCAAGTCCTGCGCCGCGCTCGGCGCGGTCGTCCTCGGCCGCCTCGTGCACCGCACGGCACGGGGGATCGGGCTCGGCCGCGACGTGTACGTTGGGAGCGCGCTCATCAAGATGTACGCTGACGCTGGCCTCCTCCGAGACGCGCGCGAGGTGTTCGACGGAACGGCGGAGCGGGACTGCGTGCTTTGGAACGTGATGATGGACGGATGCATAAAGGCTGGAGATGTGGATGGGGCGGTGCGTTTATTCCGGGACATGAGGGCATCCGGTTGTGAGCCCAATTTCGCGACACTGGCATGCTTTCTGTCTTTGTGTGCCGCAGAGGCTGATTTGCTGTCTGGGGTGCAGCTTCACTCTCTGGCAGTGAAATGTGGTTTAGAGCCGGTGGTGGCTGTGGCTAACACATTGCTATCGATGTATGCCAAATGCCGGTGCTTGGATGATGCCTGGAGATTGTTTGACCTGATTCCACGGGATGACTTGGTAACCTGGAACGGGATGATCTCAGGATGTGTCCAAAATGGGCTTCTTGATGAGGCATTGGGATTGTTCTGTGATATGCAGAGGAGTGGTGTTCGACCAGATTCAGTTACGCTGGTCAGTTTGTTACCGGCTTTGACTGACTTGAATGGTTTCAAGCAGGGGAAGGAGGTACATGGTTATATTATCAGGAACTATGTGCACATGGATGTCTTTTTGGTGAGTGCTTTGGTAGACATCTATTTCAAGTGCAGGGATGTGAAGATGGCACAGAATGTATATGATGCAGCTTGGGCTATTGATGTGGTTATTGGCAGTACAATGATATCAGGTTATGTTCTTAATGGGATGATTGAAGAGGCACTGCAAATGTTCCGGTACTTGTTAGAACAGTGCATCAAACCAAATGCTGTTACTGTAACTAGTGTCTTACCAGCATGTGCTAGCATGGCTGCTATGGCTCTTGGTCAGGAGATCCATGGTTATGTTCTAAGAAATGCTTATGAAGGAAAATGTTATGTTGAGAGTGCACTAATGGACATGTATTCAAAATGTGGCAGACTGGACCTTAGCCATTATATCTTTTCCGAGATGTCTGTGAAGGATGAGGTGACATGGAACTCAATGATTTCAAGCTGTGCACAGAATGGAGAACCAGAAGAAGCTCTTGACCTTTTCCGTCAAATGAGTATGGAAGGAATAAAGTACAATAGTGTAACTATATCTTCTGCCCTATCAGCATGCGCGAGTTTACCAGCTATATATTATGGAAAAGAGATTCATGGTGTTATCATAAAGGGTCCTATAAGGGCAGACATATTTGCTGAGAGTGCTCTGATAGACATGTATGGCAAATGTGGGAACTTGGATCTGGCTCTTCGTGTTTTTGAATCCATGCCTGATAAGAATGAAGTGTCATGGAACAGTATAATTGCTGCCTATGGAGCTCATGGTCTTCTTAAAGAGTCAGTGAGTTTATTGTATCGTATGCAAGAGGAAGGGTTCAAGCCGGATCATGTAACATTCCTCACTTTGATATCTGCCTGTGCTCACGCTGGGCAGGTTGAAGAAGGAGTTCGACTTTTTCAATGCATGACTAAGGAATATCAAATTGCACCACGAATGGAGCATTTTGCTTGCATGGTTGACCTATACAGTCGTTCTGGGAAGTTAGATCAAGCTATAGAATTTATTGCTGATATGCCTTTTAAGCCAGATGCTGGCATTTGGGGTGCCCTTCTCCATGCTTGCCGCGTGCATCGCAATGTTGAGCTTGCCGACATAGCTTCCCAAGAACTATTCAAGTTGGATCCTGGTAATTCTGGTTACTATGTCCTCATGTCCAATATCAATGCAGTTGCTGGACGATGGGATGGTGTATCAAAAGTTAGAAGACTGATGAAGGATAATAAAGTCCAGAAGATACCTGGATACAGCTGGGTAGATGTTAATAACAGCAGCCATTTATTTGTTGCAGCAGATAAAAGCCACCCTGATTCTGAAGATATCTACATGTCCTTGAAGAGCCTTCTTCAAGAACTAAGAGAGGAAGGCTATGTTCCGAGACCAGAGCTATGTCACCCCATGCACCCAAATAACAGCACACAG gttttgacaaaaaaaaatttgagcaTCGTAGGTTTTGACAATTTGATTTGTCCCTGTGGCACTGATATGCTCTTCTATGGAAAATCAAGGAAGGACACTTTGTGA